The Methylotenera sp. G11 genome includes a window with the following:
- a CDS encoding OmpA family protein, whose product MNNINNQLKTGLMTALIAAATVLPGCATSGSKLSQDGASDKIVFPDANKAWLKEAVDPNVDNLRRIAPGMTKDNIYSLIGRPHFSEGIIGVREWDYVFNFRKSADSTVQTCQYKIVYAPDMHLRSTYWQPESCADMLKPDPVPTQTVIERIVEKSAVLPRPEAPRQEVVRIRVAADGVFEFDKSGISDLRPGGIEKLNKVAEQLLASGEITQLKIIGHTDRLGDDAYNQRLSVERAEAIRQYLARKSVTTELASVQGAGKSQPLVECRQTRRDEALIRCLEPNRRFEIEAWTVSKQ is encoded by the coding sequence ATGAACAATATCAATAATCAACTCAAGACAGGCTTGATGACGGCTTTAATTGCAGCCGCAACAGTCCTGCCAGGGTGTGCGACATCCGGCAGCAAGCTGTCACAGGATGGCGCCAGCGACAAAATCGTATTTCCGGATGCCAATAAAGCCTGGTTAAAAGAAGCGGTGGACCCTAATGTCGATAATCTGCGCCGCATAGCACCTGGCATGACCAAGGACAATATCTATTCACTGATAGGCAGGCCGCATTTCAGCGAGGGCATCATCGGCGTTCGTGAATGGGATTATGTGTTTAATTTCCGTAAAAGCGCTGACAGCACCGTTCAGACTTGCCAGTACAAAATCGTCTATGCACCAGACATGCACCTGCGCAGTACTTACTGGCAGCCGGAGTCCTGCGCGGACATGCTGAAACCTGACCCGGTGCCGACCCAGACCGTGATTGAAAGGATTGTGGAGAAATCAGCCGTGCTTCCCAGGCCGGAAGCGCCCAGGCAGGAAGTAGTTCGCATCAGGGTCGCTGCGGACGGTGTGTTTGAGTTTGATAAATCCGGCATCAGTGATTTGCGGCCAGGAGGCATTGAAAAACTGAATAAGGTCGCTGAGCAGTTATTGGCTAGCGGCGAAATTACCCAGCTGAAGATCATCGGGCATACGGACCGCTTGGGTGATGATGCTTATAACCAGCGTTTGTCTGTAGAGCGTGCCGAAGCCATCCGGCAATACCTGGCCAGGAAAAGTGTCACGACGGAGTTAGCCAGCGTCCAGGGCGCCGGCAAGTCACAGCCTCTGGTCGAATGCAGGCAAACCAGGCGTGATGAAGCGCTGATTCGCTGCCTGGAGCCTAATCGCAGGTTCGAAATCGAGGCGTGGACGGTCAGCAAACAGTAA